Proteins from a single region of Catenulispora acidiphila DSM 44928:
- the ilvA gene encoding threonine ammonia-lyase → MSIATVTLEDVERARDLLEGVARRTPLEGSRSISERVGGHVHLKCENLQRTGSFKIRGAYVRISNLTAAERANGVVAASAGNHAQGVALAASLLDSKSTVFMPERAPLPKVAATEAYGAHVRFAGHTVDEALIAARAFAAETGATFIHPFDHPDVIAGQGTVGLEILEQCPEVRTIVVSVGGGGLLAGVAAAVKAVRPDVRVVGVQAAGAAAYPPSIAAGKPVQLAGMATMADGIAVGRPGDLPFDLITRHVDEIRVVSEESLSKAMLAMLERAKLVVEPAGAAAVAAVMDDARSFDAPVVAVLSGGNIDPLLMMRMIRHGLVAAGRFLALRLRIPDRPGALAKLLSELGEADANVMDIEHLWTRPSLAFGEVEVALQLETRGIAHAETLISRLRAAGYQPEPTSF, encoded by the coding sequence ATGTCAATTGCGACTGTGACCTTGGAAGACGTCGAGCGGGCTCGTGACCTGCTGGAAGGCGTCGCGCGGCGCACCCCGCTGGAGGGCTCGCGGAGCATCTCGGAGCGGGTCGGGGGACACGTCCACCTCAAGTGCGAGAACCTCCAGCGGACCGGGTCGTTCAAGATCCGCGGGGCGTATGTGCGGATCTCGAACCTGACGGCGGCCGAGCGGGCCAACGGTGTGGTCGCGGCCAGCGCCGGCAACCACGCGCAGGGCGTGGCGCTGGCGGCGTCGCTGCTGGACAGCAAGTCGACCGTGTTCATGCCCGAGCGCGCGCCGCTGCCGAAGGTGGCCGCGACCGAGGCCTACGGCGCGCACGTGCGTTTCGCCGGGCACACCGTGGACGAGGCGCTGATCGCCGCTCGGGCCTTCGCCGCCGAGACCGGCGCCACCTTCATCCACCCCTTCGACCACCCCGACGTGATCGCCGGGCAGGGCACGGTCGGGCTGGAGATCCTGGAGCAGTGCCCCGAGGTGCGGACCATCGTGGTCTCGGTCGGCGGCGGCGGGCTGCTGGCCGGGGTCGCCGCGGCGGTGAAGGCGGTCCGGCCGGACGTGCGGGTGGTCGGCGTACAGGCGGCCGGCGCCGCGGCGTATCCGCCCTCGATAGCCGCCGGCAAGCCGGTGCAGCTGGCCGGGATGGCGACGATGGCGGACGGGATCGCCGTCGGGCGTCCCGGCGACCTGCCGTTCGATCTCATCACCCGGCACGTCGACGAGATCCGCGTGGTCTCCGAGGAGTCGCTGTCCAAGGCCATGCTGGCGATGCTGGAGCGGGCCAAGCTCGTGGTCGAGCCGGCCGGCGCCGCCGCCGTCGCGGCGGTGATGGACGACGCGCGGTCCTTCGACGCCCCGGTCGTCGCCGTCCTGTCCGGCGGCAACATCGACCCGCTGCTGATGATGCGCATGATCCGCCACGGCCTGGTCGCCGCCGGCCGCTTCCTGGCCCTGCGCCTGCGCATCCCGGACCGCCCCGGCGCGCTGGCGAAGCTCCTGAGCGAACTCGGCGAGGCGGACGCCAACGTGATGGACATCGAGCACCTGTGGACCCGGCCCTCGCTGGCCTTCGGCGAGGTCGAGGTGGCGCTCCAGCTGGAGACGCGCGGCATCGCGCACGCCGAGACGCTGATCTCGCGGCTGCGGGCGGCGGGGTACCAGCCGGAGCCGACGTCGTTCTAG
- a CDS encoding MarR family winged helix-turn-helix transcriptional regulator — MTGDQRRAEPLSDEEYSELGKSMGMLFQRIMRSRKEPEGGQLAALGMLSRCGPVRSSDLAKELFLDQSTVSRHVAHLEADGLVEKVADPSDRRATQLHLTELGHKHIKDFWQQRIDAMREGFEHWDPEDLRTLTRLMTRYVEDFAAIIAKNQDAKNGPTTEDGSK; from the coding sequence ATGACTGGCGACCAGCGGCGCGCCGAGCCTCTGAGCGACGAGGAGTACAGCGAGCTCGGCAAGAGCATGGGCATGCTCTTCCAGCGGATCATGCGGTCCCGCAAGGAACCGGAAGGCGGGCAGCTCGCCGCGCTGGGGATGCTCTCCCGCTGCGGACCGGTGCGCTCCAGCGACCTGGCCAAGGAGCTGTTCCTGGACCAGTCCACCGTGTCCCGCCACGTCGCCCACCTCGAGGCGGACGGCCTCGTGGAGAAAGTCGCAGACCCCTCCGACCGGCGCGCCACGCAGCTCCACCTGACCGAGCTCGGCCACAAGCACATCAAGGACTTCTGGCAGCAGCGCATCGACGCGATGCGCGAGGGCTTCGAGCACTGGGATCCGGAGGACCTGCGGACCCTGACCCGGCTGATGACCCGCTATGTCGAGGACTTCGCCGCCATCATCGCCAAGAACCAAGACGCTAAGAACGGCCCCACAACGGAAGACGGAAGCAAATAA
- a CDS encoding ROK family protein, producing MSVTDTSGDGPVLAIDVGGTKMAVGAVDARGEVLASFRVPTPVGAGADGEVLYAALLDAVDQLPYERGAFRAVGVGCGGPMRWPAGEVSPLNIPGWRGFPLRWRLEADFRRDVRLHNDAICLAAAEHWQGAGRGVANMLGMVVSTGVGGGLILGDRLIDGAKGNAGHIGHVIVDQETPCACGGTGCLEAVASGPRMAAWAAAQGWRVGEKSRTGKDLTDDARAGDGIAEAAFTRAGTGLGIAIAGAAAMCDLELVTIGGGIVQAGELLFEPLRAALHRHARLDFTKNLKVVPADLGQDAGLVGAAALILRGDAYWSADRVD from the coding sequence ATGAGCGTGACTGACACCTCCGGGGACGGCCCGGTGCTGGCGATCGACGTCGGCGGGACGAAGATGGCGGTCGGGGCGGTCGACGCGCGCGGGGAGGTTCTGGCCTCCTTTCGGGTGCCGACGCCGGTGGGGGCGGGGGCGGACGGCGAGGTGCTGTACGCCGCGCTGCTCGACGCCGTCGACCAACTGCCCTACGAGCGCGGCGCGTTTCGGGCGGTGGGGGTCGGGTGCGGGGGTCCGATGCGGTGGCCTGCGGGGGAGGTGTCGCCGTTGAACATCCCCGGGTGGCGCGGGTTTCCGTTGCGGTGGCGGCTGGAGGCGGACTTCCGGCGGGATGTGCGGCTGCACAATGACGCCATCTGCCTGGCCGCCGCCGAGCACTGGCAGGGTGCCGGGCGCGGGGTGGCGAACATGCTCGGCATGGTCGTCTCCACTGGCGTCGGGGGCGGCCTGATCCTCGGCGATCGGCTCATCGACGGCGCCAAGGGCAACGCCGGGCACATCGGGCACGTCATCGTGGACCAGGAAACGCCTTGCGCGTGCGGTGGGACCGGCTGCCTGGAAGCTGTCGCGAGCGGTCCGCGTATGGCCGCGTGGGCGGCGGCGCAGGGGTGGCGCGTCGGCGAGAAGAGCCGCACCGGCAAGGACCTCACCGACGACGCCCGCGCCGGCGACGGCATCGCCGAGGCCGCCTTCACCCGCGCCGGTACCGGGCTCGGCATCGCGATCGCGGGGGCGGCGGCGATGTGCGACCTGGAGTTGGTGACCATCGGCGGCGGCATCGTGCAGGCGGGGGAGCTCCTCTTCGAGCCCTTGCGCGCCGCGCTCCACCGGCATGCGCGGCTGGACTTCACCAAGAATCTGAAGGTGGTCCCGGCCGATCTGGGGCAGGACGCCGGACTGGTCGGTGCGGCGGCGCTGATCCTGCGCGGTGACGCCTATTGGTCGGCGGATCGCGTCGACTGA
- a CDS encoding MDR family MFS transporter: protein MSEATTELPGKIASPQAPQVAEGSTMSHKQILVVFGSLMLGLLLASLDNTIVSTAIRTIIGDIGGQNGLARMPWVTTAYVLASTAATPIYGKLSDLFGRKPLYMTAIVLFLTGSALSGLSQNLNELIAFRALQGLGAGGILGLTFAIVGDVVPPRERGKYQGLFGGVFMLAMVAGPLLGGIFTEHNSIIGITGWRWVFYVNLPIGIIALFVISAVLHLPKRRVKATIDYIGATLVVAGVVCLLLAAQMGGQQYAWGSPVIIGLAIVGVVVLVGFVLWEIRTPEPILPMRLFRGDVFRVSSIMGFLIGMVMMGAMMYIPFYFQVVNGDSPTKAGLRMLPMMVGLLTTSISSGRLISRTGRYRFFPIAGIAVTTIGLGLMTTMDENTTFFTGALFMFIVGLGLGATMQVLILAVQNAVEMKDMGVATTSSTFFRSLGQTFGAAVMGAILTNQLTSHLKTNAGPSPAMAPVREHGMAILQSEGAMSKLPQPVQHVLIHSFTQALSTVFLFGAALSLIAWFASWFLKEHKLRSMAPSGAAKQGSPDVEAPALAH from the coding sequence ATGAGTGAAGCCACCACTGAACTCCCCGGGAAGATAGCGAGCCCTCAAGCGCCACAAGTCGCTGAGGGCTCCACCATGAGCCACAAGCAGATCCTGGTGGTCTTCGGCTCGTTGATGCTGGGCCTGCTCCTGGCCTCGCTGGACAACACGATCGTCAGCACGGCGATCCGCACGATCATCGGTGACATCGGCGGCCAGAACGGCCTCGCGCGCATGCCGTGGGTGACCACCGCCTACGTGCTGGCGTCCACCGCCGCGACCCCGATCTACGGCAAGCTCTCCGACCTGTTCGGCCGCAAGCCGTTGTACATGACGGCGATCGTGCTGTTCCTGACCGGCTCGGCACTGTCCGGCCTGTCGCAGAACCTGAACGAGCTCATCGCCTTCCGCGCGCTGCAGGGCCTGGGCGCCGGAGGCATCCTGGGCCTGACGTTCGCCATCGTCGGCGACGTGGTCCCGCCCCGCGAGCGCGGCAAGTACCAAGGTCTGTTCGGCGGCGTGTTCATGCTGGCGATGGTGGCCGGCCCGCTGCTCGGCGGCATCTTCACCGAGCACAACTCGATCATCGGCATCACCGGCTGGCGCTGGGTGTTCTACGTCAACCTGCCGATCGGCATCATCGCGCTGTTCGTCATCAGCGCCGTGCTGCACCTGCCCAAGCGGCGGGTGAAGGCGACCATCGACTACATCGGCGCGACGCTGGTCGTGGCCGGCGTGGTGTGCCTGCTGCTGGCGGCGCAGATGGGCGGCCAGCAGTACGCGTGGGGCTCCCCGGTCATCATCGGCCTGGCGATCGTCGGCGTGGTGGTCCTGGTGGGCTTCGTCTTGTGGGAGATCCGCACGCCCGAGCCGATCCTGCCGATGCGCCTGTTCCGCGGCGACGTGTTCCGCGTCTCGAGCATCATGGGCTTCCTCATCGGCATGGTCATGATGGGCGCGATGATGTACATCCCGTTCTACTTCCAGGTCGTGAACGGCGACAGCCCGACCAAGGCGGGCCTGCGGATGCTGCCGATGATGGTCGGCCTGCTGACCACCTCGATCAGCTCCGGCCGTCTGATCAGCCGGACCGGCCGCTACCGGTTCTTCCCGATCGCCGGCATCGCGGTGACCACCATCGGCCTCGGCCTGATGACCACCATGGACGAGAACACGACCTTCTTCACCGGCGCGCTGTTCATGTTCATCGTGGGCCTCGGCCTCGGCGCGACGATGCAGGTGCTGATCCTGGCCGTGCAGAACGCGGTGGAGATGAAGGACATGGGCGTGGCGACCACGTCCTCGACCTTCTTCCGCTCGCTGGGCCAGACCTTCGGCGCGGCGGTCATGGGCGCGATCCTGACCAACCAGCTCACCAGCCACCTGAAGACCAACGCCGGCCCGAGCCCGGCCATGGCGCCGGTCCGCGAGCACGGCATGGCGATCCTGCAGAGCGAGGGCGCGATGTCCAAGCTGCCGCAGCCCGTCCAGCACGTGCTGATCCACTCCTTCACGCAGGCGCTGTCGACGGTGTTCCTGTTCGGCGCCGCGCTCAGCCTGATCGCGTGGTTCGCCAGCTGGTTCCTGAAGGAGCACAAGCTGCGCTCGATGGCTCCCTCGGGCGCCGCGAAGCAGGGCTCCCCTGACGTGGAGGCACCGGCGCTGGCGCACTAG